One part of the Flavobacterium johnsoniae UW101 genome encodes these proteins:
- the rluF gene encoding 23S rRNA pseudouridine(2604) synthase RluF — MEENLKRLNKFIGETGYCSRREADKLIEEGRVTINGAAAEMGTKVSSDDEIRIDGKLIVEKHEKLVYLAFNKPVGIECTTNLEVKNNIVDYINYPKRIFPIGRLDKASEGLIFMTNDGDIVNKILRARNNHEKEYTVTVNKPITERFIQRMGNGVPILDTVTKKCKVEQISKYTFKIILTQGLNRQIRRMSEYLGYEVTALKRIRIINISLDVPVGRYRDLTDAEIKELNKLIEPSSKTEEASLPKAAAPTPSRRSTFISKNDPRFRKRGNN; from the coding sequence ATGGAAGAAAATTTAAAACGTCTGAATAAATTTATAGGTGAAACGGGTTATTGTTCTCGTCGTGAAGCCGATAAATTAATTGAAGAAGGACGCGTAACAATAAATGGTGCAGCTGCTGAAATGGGAACTAAAGTTTCATCAGATGATGAAATACGCATTGACGGTAAATTAATCGTTGAAAAACACGAAAAATTGGTTTATCTGGCTTTTAATAAACCAGTAGGAATTGAATGTACCACTAACTTAGAGGTTAAAAATAATATTGTCGATTATATTAATTATCCTAAACGTATTTTCCCAATTGGAAGGCTGGATAAAGCGAGTGAAGGATTAATTTTTATGACTAATGACGGTGATATCGTAAACAAGATTTTGCGTGCCAGAAACAATCACGAAAAAGAATATACGGTTACAGTTAACAAACCTATTACAGAACGTTTTATTCAGCGTATGGGTAATGGAGTTCCTATTTTAGATACTGTCACAAAAAAATGTAAAGTAGAGCAAATCAGCAAATACACTTTCAAGATTATTTTAACGCAGGGATTAAACCGTCAGATTAGAAGAATGTCTGAGTATCTGGGTTATGAAGTTACTGCCTTAAAACGTATTAGAATCATTAATATCTCGCTGGATGTTCCGGTTGGGCGCTACCGTGATTTAACTGATGCTGAAATTAAAGAATTAAATAAATTAATAGAGCCTTCGAGTAAAACTGAAGAAGCGAGTCTTCCAAAGGCTGCAGCTCCAACTCCAAGTCGAAGATCAACGTTTATTTCTAAAAATGATCCTAGATTTAGAAAAAGAGGCAACAATTAA
- the gap gene encoding type I glyceraldehyde-3-phosphate dehydrogenase: MKTRIAINGFGRIGRNLFRLLINHPEIEVVAINDIADNKTMSHLIKYDTIHGVLPFAVSFDEEGIIVNEKHYLFFHEKSISNLDWKSHSIDFVIESTGKYKTHEELNAHIEAGAKKVILSAPSEVDTIKTVVLGVNENILDGTENIVSNASCTTNNAAPMIKIIEELCGIEQAYITTIHSFTTDQSLHDQPHKDLRRARGASQSIVPTTTGAAKALTKIFPKLHEKIGGCGIRVPVPDGSLTDITFNVKRAVTIEEINIAFQKASKTNLKGILDYTEDPIVSVDIIGNTHSCLFDAQLTSVIDKMVKVVGWYDNEIGYSSRLIDLILLIRKT, translated from the coding sequence TTGAAAACAAGAATTGCTATTAATGGTTTTGGAAGAATTGGAAGAAATTTATTTCGTCTTCTTATAAATCATCCTGAAATTGAAGTTGTTGCAATTAATGATATTGCAGATAATAAAACCATGTCGCATTTAATAAAATACGACACTATTCATGGAGTTCTTCCTTTTGCTGTAAGTTTTGACGAAGAAGGAATTATTGTCAACGAAAAACATTATTTATTTTTTCATGAAAAAAGTATTTCAAATCTGGACTGGAAAAGTCATTCGATAGATTTTGTAATTGAATCGACAGGGAAATACAAAACACATGAAGAATTAAATGCACATATTGAAGCCGGAGCAAAAAAAGTGATACTTTCTGCCCCATCAGAAGTTGATACAATTAAAACAGTTGTTCTTGGTGTAAACGAAAATATATTAGACGGAACAGAAAATATTGTTTCTAATGCAAGCTGTACTACAAATAATGCTGCACCGATGATAAAAATCATCGAAGAACTGTGCGGAATTGAGCAGGCTTACATCACCACAATACATTCTTTTACGACAGACCAAAGTCTTCACGACCAGCCGCATAAGGATTTACGCCGTGCGAGAGGAGCCAGTCAGTCGATTGTTCCTACAACAACAGGTGCAGCTAAGGCATTAACGAAAATTTTTCCTAAATTGCACGAAAAAATCGGGGGATGCGGTATTCGTGTACCTGTTCCCGATGGTTCATTGACAGACATCACGTTCAATGTTAAACGTGCTGTTACTATTGAAGAAATTAACATTGCATTTCAAAAAGCCTCAAAAACAAATTTAAAAGGAATATTAGATTACACAGAAGATCCTATCGTTTCTGTTGATATAATTGGCAATACACATTCGTGCTTGTTCGACGCACAGCTTACTTCTGTCATAGACAAAATGGTAAAAGTTGTAGGATGGTACGATAACGAAATTGGCTATTCATCACGATTAATCGATTTGATTTTACTGATAAGAAAAACATAA
- a CDS encoding Txe/YoeB family addiction module toxin, protein MGKFRVEVTKVANQDIEKHKKSGNKISIKNIAKILIDLTENPYEGFGNPEPLKYEYSGLWSRRINQKDRLIYRVDDEVVTVFVISAMGHYSDK, encoded by the coding sequence ATGGGGAAGTTTAGGGTTGAAGTAACTAAGGTGGCCAATCAGGACATTGAAAAACACAAAAAATCAGGAAATAAAATTTCTATTAAAAATATTGCTAAAATTTTAATCGATCTTACAGAGAATCCATATGAAGGTTTTGGAAATCCAGAACCATTAAAATATGAATATTCAGGATTATGGTCAAGACGTATTAACCAAAAAGATCGGTTAATTTATCGTGTAGATGACGAAGTTGTAACTGTATTTGTAATTTCTGCAATGGGTCATTATTCAGATAAATAA
- the lipA gene encoding lipoyl synthase yields METVIENIPPAKPKWLKVKLPIGQKYTELRGLVDKYSLNTICTSGSCPNMGECWGEGTATFMILGNVCTRSCGFCGVKTGRPETVDWDEPEKVARSIKIMNIKHAVITSVDRDDLKDGGSIIWMETVRAIRRMNPNTTLETLIPDFQGIERNIDRIVEANPEVVSHNMETVRRLTREVRIQAKYDRSLEVLRYLKEKGINRTKSGIMLGLGETEEEVYQTMRDLRDANVDVVTIGQYLQPTKKHLPVKEFITPELFAKYEKYGIELGFRHVESGPLVRSSYKAQKHIL; encoded by the coding sequence ATGGAAACAGTCATTGAAAACATACCACCTGCAAAACCAAAATGGTTGAAGGTAAAATTACCTATTGGACAAAAATATACTGAACTGCGCGGTTTAGTTGACAAATACAGTTTAAATACAATTTGCACCTCTGGAAGCTGCCCAAATATGGGAGAATGCTGGGGTGAGGGAACGGCAACTTTTATGATTTTAGGAAACGTTTGTACACGTTCTTGCGGTTTTTGCGGTGTTAAAACCGGCAGACCTGAAACGGTAGATTGGGACGAACCTGAAAAAGTAGCACGTTCTATTAAAATCATGAATATCAAACACGCTGTAATTACAAGTGTTGACAGAGATGATTTAAAAGATGGCGGTTCTATCATTTGGATGGAAACCGTAAGAGCCATCCGCAGAATGAACCCAAATACTACTCTTGAAACTTTAATTCCGGACTTTCAGGGAATTGAAAGAAACATTGACAGAATTGTTGAAGCAAATCCTGAAGTAGTTTCGCATAATATGGAAACTGTTCGTCGTTTAACACGCGAAGTACGTATTCAGGCGAAATACGACAGAAGCTTAGAAGTTTTACGCTACCTGAAAGAAAAAGGAATAAACAGAACCAAATCTGGAATTATGCTTGGACTTGGTGAAACCGAGGAAGAAGTGTACCAGACAATGAGAGATTTACGTGATGCAAATGTTGATGTTGTTACGATTGGCCAATACTTACAGCCAACTAAAAAACATTTGCCGGTAAAAGAATTCATTACTCCTGAATTGTTTGCTAAATACGAAAAATACGGTATAGAATTAGGTTTCCGTCATGTAGAAAGCGGCCCTCTTGTTCGTTCTTCATACAAAGCACAAAAACACATTTTATAG
- a CDS encoding Nif3-like dinuclear metal center hexameric protein, translated as MKIKDIITVLEEMAPLAYAEDFDNVGLLVGNPETESTGILVCHDALENVIEEAKTKNCNLVVCFHPILFSGIKKITGKNYVERAILKAIKNDIAIYAVHTALDNHLQGVNKIFSHALGLINTRILIPKQQFIQKLVTYTVPDNAEKVRNAMFEAGAGTIGNYDNCSFNSEGFFTFKGNEKSNPVIGEKGKLHTGTEIKIEVIFEKHLQSRVLKALLTNHIYEEVAYEIYDLQNAHQNIGLGMIGELENEMDEKEFLLYAKDIMIARGIRHSAFTGKKIKKVAVLGGSGSFAIKNAIQAGADAFLTADLKYHQFYEAENKLLLADIGHFESERYTKNYIVDYLRKKILNFAIILSEENTNPVKYL; from the coding sequence ATGAAAATCAAAGATATAATAACCGTACTAGAAGAAATGGCACCTCTTGCCTATGCAGAAGATTTTGACAATGTCGGCCTTTTAGTTGGTAATCCGGAAACAGAAAGTACCGGAATTTTAGTCTGCCACGATGCGTTGGAAAATGTAATTGAGGAGGCAAAAACCAAAAACTGCAATCTTGTTGTTTGTTTTCATCCAATTCTTTTTTCAGGAATTAAAAAAATTACAGGCAAAAATTATGTTGAACGCGCCATTTTAAAAGCTATCAAAAATGATATTGCTATCTATGCCGTTCATACTGCTTTAGACAACCATTTGCAAGGCGTTAATAAAATTTTCAGTCATGCATTGGGTTTAATCAACACCAGGATTTTAATTCCAAAACAGCAGTTTATTCAAAAATTAGTTACTTATACCGTACCTGATAATGCAGAAAAAGTCCGCAACGCAATGTTTGAAGCCGGCGCAGGAACAATTGGAAATTATGATAACTGCAGTTTTAACTCTGAAGGATTTTTTACTTTTAAAGGAAACGAAAAAAGCAATCCGGTTATTGGTGAAAAAGGAAAATTACATACCGGAACTGAAATAAAAATCGAAGTTATTTTTGAAAAACATTTACAATCCAGAGTTTTAAAAGCACTTTTAACCAATCATATCTATGAAGAAGTCGCTTATGAAATCTACGATTTGCAAAACGCACATCAAAATATTGGTTTAGGAATGATTGGCGAACTTGAAAATGAAATGGATGAAAAAGAATTTCTTTTGTATGCAAAAGATATTATGATTGCAAGAGGTATTCGTCATTCGGCTTTTACAGGAAAAAAAATAAAAAAAGTAGCCGTTTTGGGCGGATCTGGAAGTTTTGCCATTAAAAATGCAATTCAGGCTGGAGCCGATGCTTTTTTAACCGCTGATTTAAAGTATCATCAGTTTTATGAAGCCGAAAATAAGTTACTTTTGGCAGATATTGGTCATTTTGAGAGTGAACGCTATACAAAAAACTATATTGTTGATTATCTTCGAAAAAAAATTCTTAATTTTGCGATCATTTTATCAGAAGAAAATACAAATCCAGTTAAGTACTTATAG
- a CDS encoding DUF2683 family protein: MTTIKIDEKTKTGKAFMAMFETFFKGVEGIEIVEPDYGQVNEEPSIYSSEFVEKVKKAEENIKNGETTTLNPDDIWGSLGLK; encoded by the coding sequence ATGACTACAATAAAAATTGACGAGAAAACGAAAACAGGAAAAGCATTTATGGCTATGTTTGAGACGTTTTTTAAAGGTGTTGAAGGCATTGAAATAGTTGAGCCAGATTATGGGCAGGTTAATGAGGAGCCAAGTATTTATAGTTCTGAATTTGTTGAGAAAGTTAAAAAAGCAGAAGAAAATATTAAAAACGGTGAAACAACAACGCTAAATCCAGATGATATATGGGGAAGTTTAGGGTTGAAGTAA
- a CDS encoding tetratricopeptide repeat-containing hybrid sensor histidine kinase/response regulator, with product MKYYYLLIVVCFLNPFLYSQTKQNTDSISYYNKLANKKLNSKEYNEAVLLTKKSIDFCETNHIPEDLGNQTFKLGKIYYNQRKYDEALKNFHKSAASFDSIKPTCTKILALHYIGAANTAQGDYKTADIYYLKAQKLLKELGVVDSSEILNFQKAMAFKANKNYPLALKTFQKIIKKPDNSSVIKTKIKSYYQLGLIETQLKRNDSAMIYFDKALDYNEKTNDLAQKSKIVLAISRYYKQNKNYDLAYSYLDEHYQLENYILKLKNAKIDFNEFEKFKKNQNLNNTIKRESEEKIQLKTYRYSKLVSILAIALISILSLLSLALYKNNIIRNQNNLLLREKNKELILAKNKAEKASKARSEFLSTVSHELRTPLNAINGITHLLLEDNPKKAQLKYLESLKFSGNYLTTFINEILEINKIDSTKVEVENISFNLKELLFNIQSSLKELATANKNYFNLEIDKAIPDILIGDPTKLSQIILNLINNALKFTQNGQVSVIAKLFAEEDENATVYFEIVDTGIGIPEDKLQTVFESFSQGSIEVNRKYGGTGLGLTIVKKLIELLGGEIKLKSEVGKGSTFTFKLNFKINNEPLEAVTEEKPYNDKQLKHKSILLIEDNKINQMITRKMLENKAITCEILDNGEEAVELLKVKRFDMILMDVHLPGINGTTATQQIREFDKTTPIIALTAISLDENRDMLLSFGMNDVITKPFVPDVFYSTIAKFFD from the coding sequence ATGAAGTACTACTATCTTTTAATTGTTGTTTGTTTTTTAAATCCATTTTTGTATTCTCAAACCAAACAGAATACAGACAGTATTTCCTATTATAACAAACTGGCAAATAAAAAACTGAATAGTAAAGAATACAATGAAGCGGTTCTTTTGACAAAAAAATCTATTGATTTTTGCGAAACAAACCACATTCCCGAAGATTTAGGCAATCAGACTTTTAAGCTTGGTAAAATATATTACAATCAGCGGAAGTACGATGAAGCTTTAAAAAACTTTCATAAAAGTGCAGCTTCTTTTGACAGTATAAAACCAACCTGCACTAAAATTTTAGCCCTTCACTATATTGGCGCAGCAAATACCGCACAAGGAGATTATAAAACTGCTGATATTTATTACCTAAAAGCTCAGAAACTCTTAAAAGAGCTTGGCGTAGTAGACAGTTCTGAAATTTTGAACTTTCAGAAAGCAATGGCGTTTAAAGCAAATAAAAACTATCCGTTAGCCCTTAAAACTTTTCAAAAAATAATAAAAAAACCAGATAATTCATCTGTAATAAAAACAAAAATCAAATCGTATTATCAACTCGGATTAATTGAAACCCAGTTAAAACGTAACGATTCTGCCATGATTTATTTTGATAAAGCTTTAGATTACAATGAAAAAACAAACGATCTGGCTCAAAAATCAAAAATTGTCTTAGCCATAAGCCGGTACTATAAGCAAAATAAAAACTACGACCTCGCCTACTCGTATTTAGATGAGCATTATCAATTAGAAAATTATATTTTAAAGCTGAAAAATGCGAAAATTGATTTTAATGAATTTGAAAAATTCAAAAAAAATCAAAACCTAAACAATACCATTAAAAGAGAAAGTGAAGAAAAAATTCAGTTAAAAACCTATCGGTATTCAAAATTAGTAAGCATTCTGGCAATTGCCTTAATCTCTATTTTATCGCTCTTAAGTTTAGCTTTATATAAAAACAATATTATTCGTAATCAAAATAATCTGCTTTTAAGAGAAAAAAACAAAGAGCTTATTCTGGCTAAAAACAAAGCAGAAAAAGCATCAAAAGCAAGATCTGAATTTTTATCAACTGTAAGTCATGAACTCCGGACTCCGCTAAATGCGATCAACGGAATTACTCATTTACTTCTGGAAGACAATCCAAAAAAGGCACAATTAAAATATTTAGAGTCGTTAAAATTCTCAGGAAACTATTTAACCACTTTTATCAATGAAATTCTCGAAATCAACAAAATCGATTCTACAAAAGTTGAAGTCGAGAACATTAGTTTCAATTTAAAAGAATTGCTTTTTAATATTCAGAGTTCTCTCAAAGAACTGGCAACGGCCAATAAAAACTACTTCAATCTTGAGATCGACAAAGCAATTCCTGACATCCTGATTGGTGATCCAACAAAATTATCTCAAATTATATTAAACCTAATTAACAACGCCCTAAAATTTACTCAAAACGGACAAGTTAGTGTTATTGCAAAATTATTTGCAGAAGAAGACGAAAACGCAACTGTTTATTTTGAAATCGTAGATACCGGAATTGGTATTCCAGAAGATAAACTGCAGACTGTTTTTGAAAGTTTCTCGCAAGGTTCTATTGAGGTTAATAGAAAATATGGCGGAACGGGCTTAGGGCTTACGATTGTTAAAAAGTTAATTGAACTTTTAGGTGGCGAAATCAAACTAAAAAGTGAAGTGGGCAAAGGATCGACTTTTACTTTTAAATTAAATTTTAAAATTAATAACGAACCATTGGAAGCAGTTACAGAAGAAAAACCATATAACGATAAACAGCTTAAGCATAAATCTATTCTGTTGATTGAAGACAATAAAATCAATCAAATGATAACAAGAAAAATGCTTGAAAACAAAGCGATTACCTGCGAAATCCTGGACAATGGCGAAGAGGCAGTTGAGCTTTTAAAAGTAAAACGTTTTGATATGATTTTAATGGACGTTCATTTACCTGGAATAAACGGAACTACAGCAACCCAGCAAATTAGAGAATTTGATAAAACCACTCCAATTATTGCACTAACTGCTATTTCTCTTGACGAAAACAGAGATATGCTTTTATCATTTGGAATGAATGATGTTATTACCAAACCTTTTGTTCCTGATGTATTTTACAGTACAATTGCTAAATTCTTTGATTGA
- a CDS encoding alpha/beta fold hydrolase: protein MKIKKGIRFITLKSVGTYINFLSYVRPQKALELSYALFSQPRIGRLQKEKLPKVLQNTETEIFHHNEHHFQTYVWKGNETKILLVHGWESNSSRWKKTLPHLQKSGSTIIALDAPAHGQSSGKEFNVPLYAEFINKAVEKYQPEIIIGHSIGGAACVYHQYLFPNTSINKMVILGAPSELKTLIDNYVSMLSLNTKMFSLLESKFLDRFNFKLEDFSGQKFASQFTIPGFIAHDTSDKIVAFDEGKKIASNWKNSQFIETSGLGHGMHDDELYDKVIEFLFSSEERK from the coding sequence TTGAAAATTAAAAAAGGAATTCGTTTCATCACATTAAAATCTGTTGGCACTTATATTAATTTTTTAAGTTACGTGCGTCCGCAAAAGGCTCTTGAACTTTCTTATGCACTTTTCAGCCAGCCCAGAATAGGCAGATTACAAAAAGAAAAACTTCCTAAAGTTTTACAAAATACAGAGACAGAAATTTTTCACCACAATGAACACCATTTTCAAACTTATGTCTGGAAAGGAAATGAAACCAAAATTTTATTAGTTCACGGCTGGGAAAGCAATTCATCACGCTGGAAAAAAACACTGCCTCATCTTCAAAAATCCGGAAGTACAATTATAGCGCTTGATGCTCCTGCACACGGACAAAGCAGCGGAAAAGAATTTAATGTTCCTCTTTACGCTGAATTCATCAATAAAGCAGTCGAAAAATATCAGCCGGAAATTATAATTGGACATTCTATTGGCGGCGCAGCCTGCGTTTATCATCAATATTTATTTCCGAATACAAGCATCAATAAAATGGTAATTCTTGGCGCTCCTTCTGAATTAAAAACTTTGATTGACAATTATGTTTCAATGCTGAGTTTAAACACCAAAATGTTTTCTCTTTTAGAAAGCAAATTCCTGGATCGTTTTAATTTTAAACTAGAAGATTTCTCAGGACAAAAATTTGCATCTCAATTTACTATTCCAGGTTTTATTGCACATGATACTTCAGACAAAATAGTTGCTTTTGATGAAGGAAAAAAAATAGCCAGTAATTGGAAAAACAGCCAGTTTATTGAAACCAGCGGTTTAGGCCACGGAATGCATGATGATGAATTATACGATAAGGTAATTGAGTTTCTTTTTTCTTCTGAAGAGAGAAAGTAA
- a CDS encoding M48 family metalloprotease → MKKRFTVLGILLAAFSFTQMNAQILSDKAMGALSKGVSGFTFSDADAAALAKESIAEMDANNPVAGPEDGYSIRLNRVFGKHISSEGVTLNYKVYLVKDINAFACADGSVRVFAGLMDIMDDNELLAVIGHEIGHVVNHDSRDAVKAAYKKEALLDAASSQSGKIETMTKSQLGQIGSAMIDSKHSRKQESEADSFSYDFMKRNGYDVNAVEAAFRILQNLSEGAEASFMTKMMSSHPDSGKRADDAKKKATKDGLYKAYVQQKIDNTAPVKAKTPAKTTAKKTTAKKK, encoded by the coding sequence ATGAAAAAAAGATTTACTGTATTAGGAATTTTATTGGCAGCTTTTAGTTTTACTCAAATGAATGCACAAATACTTTCAGACAAAGCTATGGGAGCTTTGAGTAAAGGGGTGTCAGGATTTACTTTTAGCGACGCAGATGCTGCCGCTTTAGCTAAAGAATCAATTGCCGAAATGGATGCAAATAATCCTGTTGCAGGACCTGAGGACGGATATTCAATTCGATTGAATCGTGTATTTGGAAAACATATTTCAAGTGAGGGAGTTACTTTAAACTATAAAGTTTATTTAGTAAAAGATATTAATGCTTTTGCCTGCGCAGATGGAAGTGTGCGTGTATTTGCCGGTTTAATGGATATAATGGATGATAATGAACTGCTTGCCGTTATTGGACATGAAATTGGCCACGTAGTAAATCATGATTCAAGAGACGCTGTAAAAGCGGCTTATAAAAAAGAAGCTTTACTAGATGCAGCTTCATCGCAGTCAGGAAAAATTGAGACTATGACAAAATCTCAATTGGGACAAATAGGAAGCGCAATGATTGACAGCAAACACAGCAGAAAGCAGGAATCTGAAGCTGATTCATTTTCGTATGATTTCATGAAAAGAAATGGTTATGATGTAAATGCTGTAGAAGCAGCGTTTAGAATTCTTCAAAATTTAAGTGAAGGAGCAGAGGCTTCTTTTATGACCAAAATGATGAGTTCACACCCTGATTCTGGAAAAAGAGCAGATGATGCTAAGAAAAAAGCAACAAAAGATGGTTTGTATAAAGCGTATGTACAGCAGAAAATTGATAATACTGCACCTGTAAAAGCAAAAACACCAGCTAAAACTACTGCTAAAAAGACAACTGCAAAAAAGAAATAA
- the lpxK gene encoding tetraacyldisaccharide 4'-kinase — protein MNLLRKILFPFAILYGLITSIRNFLFDKGILKSTSFDLPVIAVGNLSVGGTGKTPQIEYLIRLLSNKYRAATLSRGYKRKSEGFVLADENSNAEILGDEPFQFYQKFPDVQVAVDANRTNGITQLLSQNVKPQVILLDDAYQHRKVKAGFYILLTSYDDLYADDFMLPTGNLRESRSGANRANIVVVTKCPKNLSEEKQAEIRLKLKLSCSQQIFFTYIDYDVEIYGKDEKISAAEIKSESKLLLAGIAKPKPFFEYLKNENDECLTFPDHHHFSDADLESIQNKANGRKIITTEKDYVRLKDSKLVSQLYYLPIKSTFINHQQNFDVSILQYIKENLEP, from the coding sequence ATGAACTTACTTCGAAAAATACTTTTTCCATTTGCCATTTTATACGGATTGATTACCAGCATCCGTAATTTTCTTTTTGATAAAGGAATCCTGAAATCAACTTCATTCGATTTGCCGGTTATTGCCGTAGGAAATCTGAGTGTAGGCGGAACCGGAAAAACTCCTCAAATAGAATATTTAATTCGATTATTGTCTAACAAATATAGAGCAGCCACTTTGAGCCGCGGTTACAAAAGAAAGTCTGAGGGTTTTGTTCTGGCCGATGAAAATTCTAATGCCGAAATTTTGGGAGATGAACCTTTTCAGTTTTATCAAAAATTTCCAGATGTTCAGGTTGCCGTTGATGCCAATCGTACTAACGGAATCACGCAATTGCTTTCGCAGAATGTAAAACCGCAGGTTATTTTATTAGATGATGCTTATCAGCACCGAAAAGTAAAAGCGGGATTTTATATTTTATTGACTTCTTATGATGATTTGTACGCAGATGATTTTATGCTTCCAACGGGAAATTTAAGAGAAAGCAGGAGCGGAGCAAACAGAGCCAATATTGTTGTGGTTACAAAATGCCCAAAAAATTTATCAGAAGAAAAACAAGCCGAAATTCGTTTGAAATTAAAACTAAGCTGCTCTCAGCAGATCTTTTTTACTTATATCGACTACGATGTTGAAATTTATGGTAAAGATGAAAAAATATCGGCTGCAGAAATTAAATCAGAATCGAAATTACTTTTGGCCGGAATTGCAAAACCTAAACCATTTTTTGAGTATTTAAAAAATGAAAATGATGAATGTTTAACCTTTCCTGATCATCATCATTTTTCTGATGCCGACTTAGAATCGATTCAAAACAAAGCAAATGGCAGAAAAATAATTACAACCGAAAAAGATTATGTTCGTTTAAAAGATTCTAAGCTGGTTTCACAATTGTATTATCTGCCCATAAAAAGCACATTTATAAATCACCAGCAAAATTTTGACGTTTCGATTTTGCAGTATATAAAAGAAAACTTAGAACCTTAG
- a CDS encoding zinc ribbon domain-containing protein, with product MTNTKELSVEDKLRAIYDLQLIDSRIDEIRNVRGELPLEVEDLEDEVAGLSTRSEKLKGELEVIEEQIKAKKIAIEEHKEVIKKYTKQQESVRNNREFNSLTKEVEFQELEIQLAEKQIKEMKASIEHKKEVISNLKEKLDAKSSHLKHKKSELDAIMAETQKEETFLTEKSAEYSAQIEDRLLAAYNRIRSSVRNGLAVVSIERGASAGSFFTIPPQTQVEIASRKKIITDEHSGRILVDTQLAEEEKEKMEQLFSKF from the coding sequence ATGACGAATACGAAAGAATTAAGTGTTGAGGACAAGTTAAGAGCAATATACGATTTACAGCTTATTGACTCTAGAATTGACGAAATCAGAAACGTTAGAGGAGAACTTCCTTTAGAGGTTGAAGATTTAGAAGATGAAGTTGCAGGTTTGAGCACTCGTTCAGAAAAACTGAAAGGTGAACTTGAAGTGATTGAGGAGCAAATCAAAGCAAAGAAAATTGCTATTGAGGAGCATAAAGAGGTTATCAAAAAGTACACAAAACAACAAGAATCAGTACGTAACAACAGAGAATTTAATTCTTTGACAAAAGAAGTTGAATTTCAGGAATTAGAAATTCAATTGGCTGAAAAGCAAATCAAAGAAATGAAAGCTTCTATCGAGCATAAAAAAGAAGTTATTTCTAACTTAAAAGAAAAACTTGATGCTAAAAGCTCTCATTTAAAACATAAAAAATCTGAATTAGATGCTATCATGGCAGAAACTCAGAAAGAAGAAACTTTCTTAACTGAGAAATCTGCTGAATATTCAGCACAAATCGAAGACAGATTATTAGCTGCTTACAACAGAATCAGAAGCAGTGTTCGTAACGGATTAGCTGTAGTTTCTATCGAAAGAGGAGCTTCTGCAGGATCTTTCTTCACGATTCCGCCTCAAACTCAGGTTGAAATCGCTTCAAGAAAAAAAATCATTACTGATGAGCACTCTGGAAGAATCTTAGTTGACACACAATTAGCTGAAGAAGAAAAAGAAAAAATGGAACAATTGTTCTCAAAATTCTAA